A window of Haliscomenobacter hydrossis DSM 1100 contains these coding sequences:
- a CDS encoding RNA recognition motif domain-containing protein, giving the protein MNIFVAKLSFDTQDDDLREAFEQYGIVDSAKIIVDQSTGRSKGFGFVEMPNDDEALNAIEGLDNSDLDGRTIVAKKAEDRENRGGGGGNRGGGGYGGGGGNRGGGGGYGGGGGGNRGGGGYGGGGGRDRY; this is encoded by the coding sequence ATGAATATTTTTGTTGCAAAATTAAGCTTTGACACGCAAGACGACGATTTACGGGAAGCGTTCGAGCAATACGGAATTGTTGATTCTGCAAAAATCATTGTAGACCAATCAACGGGGCGTTCAAAAGGATTTGGCTTTGTAGAAATGCCAAATGACGACGAAGCGCTCAATGCCATCGAGGGCCTGGACAACAGTGATCTGGACGGTCGTACAATTGTAGCTAAAAAAGCTGAAGACCGTGAAAATCGCGGTGGCGGTGGCGGTAATCGCGGCGGCGGTGGCTACGGTGGTGGTGGTGGTAATCGCGGCGGCGGTGGCGGCTACGGTGGTGGCGGCGGCGGTAATCGTGGCGGTGGTGGCTACGGTGGCGGCGGTGGCCGGGACAGGTATTAG
- a CDS encoding DUF5777 family beta-barrel protein: protein MKKHWQRTALFALLLGTMFSPLQAQDDSLLDLLGDDTSTDKVVNAFKSPRVINGHSMEMLDKGALDFRILHRFGKISQGFYDMFGLDNASMRMGFDYGVTPNLTVGFGRSTSRKELDGFLKYRLLWQSTGAKSVPVSVVLVGGATFNTLKEPFADLEIDPNFTRRLAFYTQAVVGRKFSEKFSAQLVPTWLHRNIVENTLVPNDMFALGFGARYKFVKRVALVVDYYYAFNRFPDDPTYNPTSIGFDIETGGHVFQLHFSNAVGMNERAFLTDANGSWLDGDIQFGFNLSRVFQLNEKKKKKS from the coding sequence ATGAAAAAACACTGGCAACGAACGGCGCTTTTTGCGCTTTTACTGGGGACTATGTTTAGTCCACTGCAGGCTCAAGATGATAGCCTACTCGATCTGCTTGGAGATGACACCAGTACGGACAAGGTCGTCAATGCGTTTAAATCTCCACGCGTCATCAATGGACACAGCATGGAGATGCTGGACAAAGGTGCGCTGGATTTTCGGATCCTGCACCGCTTTGGCAAAATCAGTCAAGGCTTTTACGACATGTTTGGCCTCGACAATGCCTCCATGCGGATGGGTTTTGATTATGGTGTGACACCCAACCTTACCGTAGGGTTTGGCCGCAGTACTTCCCGCAAAGAATTGGATGGCTTTCTCAAGTACCGCTTGTTGTGGCAAAGTACGGGTGCAAAAAGTGTCCCTGTGTCGGTCGTTTTGGTGGGAGGCGCTACTTTTAATACTTTGAAAGAGCCTTTTGCCGATCTTGAAATTGACCCCAATTTCACCCGCCGTCTGGCTTTTTACACCCAGGCCGTGGTGGGCAGAAAATTCAGTGAAAAATTTTCTGCCCAATTGGTTCCTACCTGGTTGCACCGCAACATTGTAGAGAATACCCTGGTGCCAAATGACATGTTTGCGTTGGGCTTTGGTGCCCGCTATAAGTTTGTCAAGCGGGTAGCCCTGGTGGTGGATTACTACTATGCTTTCAATCGTTTCCCGGATGATCCTACCTACAATCCTACCTCGATTGGTTTTGACATTGAAACCGGAGGGCACGTGTTCCAACTGCATTTTTCCAACGCAGTGGGCATGAACGAACGCGCTTTCCTCACCGATGCCAACGGTAGTTGGCTGGATGGCGACATTCAGTTTGGATTCAACCTTTCGAGGGTGTTTCAGCTGAATGAAAAGAAGAAGAAGAAATCGTAG
- a CDS encoding YceI family protein yields the protein MNATRFFFLLMLLASITYTTNAQSKYFTRSGTVIFDAEGKLDDVEEIKAKNTVATCVLDAATGQMEWAVTMNKFVFASSLMQKHFNENYVESEKYPKATFKGKINDIGKVNFSKDGTYPVIVNGTMNLHGVTKEISAKGVITVEKGKVLASSSIEIGLKDYKIDIPTVVFVKIAETAKVSISAALEILNGK from the coding sequence ATGAACGCAACCCGCTTTTTTTTCCTGCTGATGCTGCTGGCCAGCATTACTTACACTACAAATGCACAATCGAAATACTTCACCCGCAGTGGAACGGTCATTTTTGACGCCGAAGGCAAACTAGACGATGTTGAAGAAATAAAGGCCAAAAATACAGTCGCTACCTGTGTGTTGGACGCCGCTACGGGTCAAATGGAATGGGCAGTGACCATGAACAAGTTTGTTTTTGCCAGTTCATTGATGCAAAAGCACTTCAACGAAAACTATGTTGAAAGTGAAAAATACCCGAAAGCAACCTTCAAGGGGAAAATCAATGACATCGGCAAAGTGAATTTCAGCAAAGATGGAACCTATCCCGTAATCGTGAATGGTACCATGAACCTGCACGGGGTGACCAAAGAAATTTCAGCCAAAGGAGTCATCACCGTAGAGAAAGGAAAGGTATTGGCCAGCTCCAGCATAGAAATTGGGCTGAAAGACTACAAAATTGACATTCCCACCGTCGTGTTTGTCAAAATTGCCGAAACTGCAAAAGTCAGCATCAGTGCTGCATTGGAAATCCTAAACGGTAAATAA